A single Hippopotamus amphibius kiboko isolate mHipAmp2 chromosome 5, mHipAmp2.hap2, whole genome shotgun sequence DNA region contains:
- the CHST3 gene encoding carbohydrate sulfotransferase 3: MEKGLTLPQDCRHLLHSLRMRSKYALFLAFVVVVFVFIEKENKIISRVSDKLKQIPQSLVDANSTDPALVLAENASLLSLSELDSAFTQLQSRLRNLSLQLGMEPAEEAEEEELAARELEQEQLEPGAPAKAPPRRHVLLMATTRTGSSFVGEFFNQQGNIFYLFEPLWHIERTVSFEQGGANAAGSALVYRDVLKQLFLCDLYILEHFIIPAPEDHLTQFVFRRGSSRSLCEDPVCTPLVKKVFEKYPCKNRRCGPLNMTLAAQACRHKEHMAIKAVRIRQLEFLQPLAEDPRLDLRVIQLVRDPRAVLASRMVAFADKYETWKKWLAKGQDQLREEEVLRLKGNCESIRLSAELGLRQPAWLRGRYMLVRYEDVALRPLQKAREMYRFAGIPLTPQVEDWIQKNTQAAHDGIYSTQKNSSEQFEKWRFSMPFKLAQVVQAACGPAMRLFGYRPVQDAASLSNRSVSLLEERGTFWVT, translated from the exons ATGGAGAAAGGACTCACTTTGCCCCAGGACTGCCGACACCTTCTGCACAGCCTGAGAATGAGAAGCAAATATGCCCTTTTCCTGGCttttgtggtggtggtttttgtcttcattgaaaaggaaaataaaatcatatcaag GGTCTCTGACAAACTGAAGCAGATCCCCCAATCCCTGGTGGATGCCAATAGCACCGACCCAGCCCTGGTCTTGGCCGAGAACGCATCCCTCCTGTCCCTGAGTGAGCTGGATTCGGCCTTCACGCAGCTGCAGAGCCGCCTGCGAAACCTCAGTCTGCAGCTGGGCATGGAGCCAGCAGAGGAGGCCGAGGAGGAGGAGTTGGCGGCCCGCGAGTTAGAGCAGGAGCAGCTGGAGCCCGGCGCGCCCGCTAAGGCCCCGCCCCGGCGCCACGTGCTCCTCATGGCCACCACGCGCACCGGCTCCTCATTTGTGGGCGAATTCTTCAACCAGCAGGGCAACATCTTCTACCTCTTCGAGCCGCTGTGGCACATAGAACGCACGGTGTCCTTCGAGCAGGGCGGCGCCAACGCCGCGGGCTCGGCCCTGGTCTACCGCGACGTGCTCAAGCAGCTCTTCCTGTGCGACCTGTACATCCTGGAGCATTTCATCATCCCGGCGCCCGAGGACCACCTGACCCAGTTCGTGTTCCGCCGGGGCTCCAGCCGCTCCCTCTGCGAGGACCCCGTCTGCACGCCCCTCGTCAAGAAGGTCTTCGAGAAGTACCCCTGCAAGAACCGCCGCTGCGGCCCCCTCAACATGACTCTGGCCGCCCAGGCCTGCCGCCACAAGGAGCATATGGCGATCAAGGCCGTCCGCATCCGCCAGCTCGAGTTCCTGCAGCCGCTGGCCGAGGACCCCCGCCTGGATCTGCGCGTCATCCAGCTGGTGCGCGACCCCCGCGCCGTGCTGGCCTCCCGCATGGTGGCCTTCGCCGACAAGTACGAGACCTGGAAGAAGTGGCTGGCCAAGGGGCAGGACcagctgagggaggaggaggtgctgCGGCTGAAGGGCAACTGCGAGAGCATCCGCCTGTCCGCGGAGCTGGGCCTGAGGCAGCCGGCCTGGCTGCGGGGCCGCTACATGCTGGTGCGCTATGAGGACGTGGCCCTGCGGCCGCTGCAGAAGGCCCGGGAGATGTACCGCTTTGCCGGCATTCCCCTGACCCCGCAGGTGGAGGACTGGATCCAGAAGAACACGCAGGCGGCCCACGACGGCATCTACTCCACGCAGAAGAACTCCTCGGAGCAGTTCGAGAAGTGGCGCTTCAGCATGCCCTTCAAGCTGGCGCAGGTGGTGCAGGCCGCCTGCGGCCCCGCCATGCGCCTCTTTGGCTACAGGCCCGTGCAGGACGCCGCCTCGCTCTCCAACCGCTCCGTCAGCCTGCTGGAGGAGCGTGGCACCTTCTGGGTCACGTAG